In Microbulbifer salipaludis, a genomic segment contains:
- a CDS encoding DNA translocase FtsK, whose translation MKADSETESSPAIPDSLIARIVREGALITLLAGALLAGISLLSYSPSDPGWSHTGSGGGVDNAIGPTGAWLADVGLSLLGWMAYLFPVLIGWRAYRILRDKNARFHGPLFALRVGGLLLLLVAGAAIATLCFSEASPPLPFSNGGIVGAAISSFMEKGLGYVGATILLLAMFAIGVTVFTGMSWLKLFEDIGRSVLFVFSWIGTRMARARKQREEQRVAREAVVVRKAAIEEEKQRTAKRQPPQIAQAAPPPKQSPRAVKEKQGELFKGPVTGTLPALSLLDAADTNKKAGFSREALEALSRLLELKLKDFGVVAEVVSVLPGPVVTRFEIQPAPGVKVSRITNLAKDLARSLAVISVRVVEVIPGKSVVGIEIPNENRQIVRLSEVIGAEVYDRANSALTLALGHDISGQPVVADLAKMPHLLVAGTTGSGKSVGINVMLLSLLYKSTPDEVRLILVDPKMLELSVYEGIPHLLTPVITDMNDAANGLRWCVGEMERRYKLMAAMGVRNLAGFNRKVKEAIAAGEPLIDPTWQPDPMSSVPEAEQTAPHLKHLPAIVVVIDEFADMMMIVGKKVEQLIARIAQKARAAGIHLLLATQRPSVDVITGLIKANVPTRMAFQVSSKVDSRTILDQGGAEQLLGHGDMLYLPPGTAVPIRVHGAFVDDHEVHQVVADWCRRGEPEYIDGIVDDANNSIPVPGMATEGGEDDPETDALYDEAVAFVTKSRKASISSVQRQLRIGYNRAARMIEAMEAAGVVSAQQANGNREVLAPPPA comes from the coding sequence TTGAAGGCTGATAGCGAAACCGAATCATCACCGGCCATTCCCGACTCCCTGATCGCGAGAATCGTCCGAGAGGGCGCTTTGATCACGCTGCTGGCTGGCGCCTTGCTCGCTGGGATCAGCTTGCTGAGCTATAGCCCGAGTGATCCTGGCTGGTCACATACCGGCAGTGGTGGCGGTGTGGACAATGCCATCGGGCCAACTGGTGCCTGGCTGGCGGACGTCGGCCTGTCTCTGCTTGGCTGGATGGCCTACCTGTTCCCGGTTTTGATTGGCTGGCGGGCATACCGGATTCTGCGGGACAAAAATGCCCGATTTCATGGCCCACTGTTTGCGCTGCGGGTCGGGGGGCTGCTGCTATTGCTGGTGGCCGGCGCTGCGATCGCAACCCTGTGCTTCAGTGAAGCGTCACCGCCGTTGCCATTCTCCAATGGTGGGATTGTCGGTGCGGCGATCTCCAGCTTTATGGAGAAAGGGCTGGGCTACGTAGGTGCGACCATCCTGCTGCTGGCGATGTTTGCGATTGGCGTGACTGTATTTACCGGCATGTCCTGGCTCAAACTGTTTGAAGACATCGGCCGTAGTGTGCTGTTCGTATTCAGCTGGATTGGTACGCGCATGGCGCGGGCACGCAAGCAGCGGGAAGAGCAGCGGGTCGCCCGTGAAGCAGTGGTGGTACGCAAGGCAGCCATTGAAGAGGAAAAGCAGCGTACCGCCAAGCGCCAGCCGCCCCAGATTGCGCAAGCCGCGCCGCCGCCCAAACAGAGCCCGCGTGCAGTGAAAGAAAAACAGGGCGAACTGTTCAAGGGGCCGGTCACCGGTACCTTGCCAGCGCTCTCCCTGCTGGATGCGGCAGACACTAACAAGAAAGCGGGTTTCAGCCGCGAGGCGCTGGAGGCGCTGTCGCGCCTGCTGGAGCTGAAACTCAAGGATTTCGGTGTGGTAGCCGAAGTTGTGTCGGTGCTGCCAGGTCCTGTGGTCACCCGCTTTGAGATTCAGCCCGCGCCCGGGGTGAAAGTCAGCCGTATCACAAACCTGGCCAAGGACCTGGCGCGCTCGCTCGCGGTGATCAGCGTGCGCGTGGTGGAAGTCATTCCCGGCAAGTCGGTGGTGGGTATCGAGATACCCAATGAAAACCGCCAGATCGTGCGACTTTCCGAAGTGATCGGCGCCGAAGTGTACGACAGGGCCAACTCTGCGCTGACCCTGGCGCTGGGCCACGATATCTCCGGTCAGCCGGTGGTGGCGGATCTCGCCAAGATGCCGCACCTGTTGGTGGCCGGTACCACTGGCTCCGGTAAGTCGGTGGGTATCAACGTGATGTTGTTGAGCCTGCTGTACAAGTCCACGCCGGACGAAGTGCGCCTGATCCTGGTGGACCCCAAAATGCTCGAGCTCTCGGTGTATGAGGGCATTCCGCACCTGCTGACGCCGGTCATTACCGATATGAACGATGCGGCCAATGGCTTGCGCTGGTGTGTGGGAGAGATGGAGCGCCGCTACAAACTGATGGCCGCGATGGGTGTGCGGAACCTCGCCGGCTTCAACCGCAAGGTAAAAGAGGCCATTGCCGCGGGTGAGCCGCTGATCGATCCCACCTGGCAGCCAGACCCCATGTCCAGTGTGCCGGAGGCGGAGCAGACCGCGCCGCACCTGAAGCACTTGCCGGCCATCGTGGTGGTCATTGATGAATTTGCCGACATGATGATGATCGTCGGTAAAAAAGTGGAGCAGTTGATCGCGCGGATTGCTCAGAAGGCCCGCGCCGCCGGGATTCACTTGCTGCTGGCCACCCAGCGCCCATCTGTGGACGTGATTACCGGCCTGATCAAGGCCAACGTGCCCACGCGTATGGCGTTCCAGGTCTCGTCGAAAGTGGATTCCCGCACGATTCTCGATCAGGGCGGTGCCGAGCAGCTGCTTGGGCACGGCGATATGCTGTACCTGCCGCCGGGGACCGCGGTGCCTATCCGGGTACACGGGGCCTTTGTGGACGACCATGAGGTGCATCAGGTTGTGGCGGACTGGTGTCGTCGCGGTGAGCCCGAATACATCGACGGTATTGTCGACGACGCCAATAACAGTATCCCGGTACCGGGCATGGCCACCGAGGGCGGCGAGGATGACCCGGAAACGGATGCGCTGTACGACGAGGCCGTTGCCTTTGTGACCAAGTCCCGTAAGGCGTCCATTTCATCTGTGCAACGACAGCTCCGCATCGGCTACAATCGCGCCGCGCGCATGATCGAGGCCATGGAGGCGGCGGGCGTTGTTTCGGCGCAGCAGGCCAATGGCAACCGGGAAGTGCTGGCGCCACCGCCGGCGTGA
- the lolA gene encoding outer membrane lipoprotein chaperone LolA, with amino-acid sequence MKRTLSIFLLAFGLGAGSAGVQADASDELSRLLQPLGAISGNFRQTLKDQKGKTLQKSSGNFSVQRPGKLRWQTGEPFPQLLVTNNKKLWLYDPDLEQVTIRPVDNRMKETPALLLGGKVEDIRGSFSVESKKGAYYLTPKRASAPFKSMVIRFDKRGLPAAMTVRDGMGQTTDIRFNGLQANPKLSSRIFDFKPPKGTDVIRDE; translated from the coding sequence ATGAAGCGCACACTGAGTATTTTTCTTCTCGCATTCGGGCTCGGCGCGGGCTCAGCTGGTGTCCAGGCGGATGCCAGTGACGAGCTGAGCCGACTGCTGCAGCCGCTGGGCGCCATCTCGGGCAACTTTCGCCAGACCCTGAAAGACCAGAAGGGAAAAACCCTGCAGAAAAGCAGCGGTAATTTTTCCGTACAGCGCCCGGGCAAACTGCGCTGGCAGACCGGGGAGCCGTTTCCCCAGTTACTGGTGACCAACAACAAGAAGCTGTGGTTGTACGATCCGGATCTGGAGCAGGTCACCATTCGCCCGGTAGACAACCGCATGAAGGAAACCCCGGCGCTGCTGCTTGGTGGCAAGGTCGAGGATATTCGCGGTTCCTTCAGCGTTGAGAGCAAGAAGGGCGCTTATTACCTGACACCAAAACGCGCGTCTGCACCGTTCAAGTCCATGGTCATCCGTTTCGACAAGCGCGGGCTACCGGCGGCCATGACCGTGCGCGATGGCATGGGGCAGACCACCGATATCCGCTTCAATGGGCTGCAGGCGAACCCGAAGTTGTCTTCGCGTATTTTCGACTTCAAGCCACCCAAAGGTACCGACGTTATTCGCGATGAGTGA
- a CDS encoding replication-associated recombination protein A, translating to MSDLFQSPPRHQPLAARMRPQTLAHYVGQTHLLGPGKPLREAVERGQLHSMVLWGPPGVGKTTFARLLAEECDVRFATLSAVLAGVKEIRQAVAEAEQHAAQFGRGTILFVDEVHRFNKAQQDAFLPYVEEGTVTFVGATTENPSFELNNALLSRCRVYLLRSLSQAELHGLLRRALSEDEELKARRIQLTDAVLDKITLSADGDARSALNLLEIACDLSREEDGKQVIDEAVLAEVLTADVRRFDKGGDYFYDQISALHKAVRGSDPDAALYWFARMIDGGCDPLYVARRVVRMASEDIGNADPRALQIALNAWDVQERLGSPEGELAIAQAVAYLAVAAKSNAVYSAYKRVLADIRREPSYEVPTHLRNAPTKLAKEMAHGADYRYAHDEPDGFAAGENYFPEAIANRRYYYPVTRGLELKIHEKLERLRALNQASDVQRYTTSQHAAPEKR from the coding sequence ATGAGTGATCTGTTCCAGTCGCCCCCAAGGCATCAGCCACTGGCCGCGCGTATGCGGCCCCAGACTCTGGCCCACTATGTGGGCCAGACGCATTTATTGGGGCCGGGCAAGCCCCTGCGTGAAGCGGTGGAGCGCGGACAACTGCACTCGATGGTGCTGTGGGGGCCGCCGGGAGTCGGCAAAACCACCTTTGCGCGATTGCTGGCGGAAGAGTGCGACGTGCGCTTTGCGACCTTGTCGGCGGTGCTGGCCGGGGTCAAGGAAATTCGCCAGGCCGTGGCCGAAGCCGAGCAGCATGCGGCCCAGTTCGGCCGTGGCACCATCCTGTTCGTCGATGAGGTACACCGCTTCAACAAAGCCCAGCAGGATGCTTTTCTGCCGTACGTGGAGGAGGGTACTGTCACCTTTGTAGGTGCCACCACGGAAAATCCGTCGTTTGAGCTCAACAACGCGCTGCTTTCCCGCTGTCGCGTGTATCTGCTACGCAGTCTTTCCCAGGCTGAGCTGCACGGCCTGTTGCGTCGCGCCTTGTCCGAGGACGAGGAGCTCAAGGCGCGCCGCATCCAATTGACCGACGCGGTGCTCGATAAAATTACCTTGAGTGCAGACGGTGACGCCCGCAGCGCGCTCAACCTGCTGGAAATTGCCTGCGACCTGTCCCGGGAAGAAGATGGAAAGCAGGTGATCGACGAGGCGGTGCTGGCCGAGGTGCTCACCGCCGACGTGCGCCGTTTCGACAAGGGCGGCGACTATTTTTACGACCAGATTTCGGCACTGCACAAAGCCGTACGGGGATCGGACCCGGATGCCGCCCTCTACTGGTTCGCGCGTATGATCGACGGTGGCTGTGACCCGTTATATGTGGCCCGGCGTGTGGTGCGCATGGCCAGTGAAGACATCGGCAACGCGGACCCTCGGGCTTTGCAAATCGCACTGAATGCCTGGGATGTACAGGAGCGGCTTGGCAGCCCGGAAGGAGAGCTGGCGATTGCGCAGGCGGTGGCGTATCTCGCCGTTGCGGCCAAGAGCAACGCGGTGTACAGCGCGTACAAGCGTGTGCTGGCGGATATCCGCCGCGAGCCCAGTTATGAGGTGCCGACGCATCTGCGCAATGCGCCCACCAAATTAGCGAAAGAAATGGCGCATGGTGCCGACTATCGCTATGCCCACGATGAGCCTGACGGCTTTGCGGCGGGTGAGAATTACTTTCCCGAGGCCATTGCCAACCGCCGCTATTACTATCCGGTAACCCGCGGTCTTGAGCTGAAGATCCACGAGAAGCTGGAGCGCTTGCGTGCGCTCAATCAGGCCAGTGACGTTCAGCGCTACACGACCAGCCAACACGCCGCCCCCGAAAAACGCTAG
- the crcB gene encoding fluoride efflux transporter CrcB has translation MQWIAIAIGGAIGAILRHLVGVWAYPVFENRIPLGTFIVNVVGSLLIGFAYVLIVERGLLGHEWRLMIMTGLFGALTTFSTFSLETVLLWHNGQPLTALAYVVASLLVCLAATAAAISLGMKYL, from the coding sequence ATGCAATGGATAGCGATAGCAATTGGCGGTGCCATTGGCGCCATCCTGCGGCATCTGGTCGGGGTCTGGGCCTATCCGGTGTTTGAGAACCGAATCCCCCTGGGTACCTTTATCGTCAATGTGGTGGGCTCCCTGCTCATCGGTTTCGCCTATGTGCTGATTGTCGAGCGGGGCTTGCTGGGGCACGAATGGCGACTGATGATCATGACCGGGTTGTTTGGCGCTCTCACCACCTTCTCTACTTTTTCGCTGGAAACCGTGCTGTTGTGGCACAATGGCCAGCCTTTGACGGCGCTGGCCTATGTGGTTGCCAGCCTCCTGGTCTGTCTGGCTGCTACCGCAGCCGCCATCAGCCTGGGAATGAAATATCTGTAA
- the serS gene encoding serine--tRNA ligase: protein MLDPKLIRNHLDDVAAALTKRGVQLDKAKLEQLEEQRKQLQTRTESLQNERNSKSKNIGRAKASGEDIAPLLKEVESLGGQLSEAKQALGELQAQLDDLLLAIPNLPDESVPEGKDEDDNVEVRQWGTPRSFDFTVRDHVDLGGSLNGLDFEVASKITGSRFAVMTGKVAKLHRALAQFMLDQHVDEHGYQEANVPVIVNSDSLYGTSQLPKFAEDLFKLEDERGFYLIPTAEVPLTNLYRDEIVEDAASLPHKFVSHTNCFRSEAGSHGRDTRGMIRQHQFEKVELVWFARPDQSMEALETLTSHAENILQKLNLPFRTVVLCGGDMGFGATKTYDLEVWIPSQEKYREISSCSLMGDFQARRMKARWRNPETGKPELLHTLNGSGLAVGRTLIAVLENYQQADGSIEVPEVLRPYMGGASKIG, encoded by the coding sequence ATGCTCGATCCAAAACTGATTCGTAACCACCTCGACGACGTAGCGGCGGCGCTCACCAAGCGCGGCGTGCAACTGGACAAGGCCAAGCTGGAGCAGCTCGAAGAGCAGCGCAAGCAACTGCAGACACGCACTGAATCCCTGCAGAATGAGCGCAACAGCAAATCCAAGAACATCGGCCGCGCTAAGGCCAGCGGCGAGGATATTGCCCCGCTGCTCAAGGAAGTGGAGTCACTCGGTGGCCAGCTGTCCGAAGCCAAGCAGGCGCTCGGTGAGCTGCAGGCGCAGCTGGACGATCTGCTGCTGGCGATCCCCAATCTGCCGGACGAATCGGTACCGGAAGGCAAGGACGAAGACGATAACGTCGAGGTGCGCCAGTGGGGCACCCCGCGCAGTTTCGACTTCACCGTGCGCGACCACGTGGACCTTGGGGGCAGCCTGAATGGCCTTGACTTCGAAGTGGCCAGCAAGATCACCGGCTCCCGCTTTGCGGTCATGACCGGCAAGGTCGCCAAGCTGCACCGTGCTTTGGCACAATTCATGCTGGATCAACACGTAGATGAGCACGGCTATCAGGAAGCCAATGTACCGGTCATCGTGAACAGCGATTCCCTATACGGTACTTCGCAGCTGCCCAAGTTTGCCGAGGATCTGTTCAAGCTGGAGGATGAGCGCGGTTTTTACCTCATTCCCACGGCGGAGGTACCGCTGACCAATCTGTATCGCGATGAGATCGTCGAAGACGCCGCGTCGCTGCCACACAAATTTGTCAGCCACACCAACTGCTTCCGATCAGAGGCCGGCTCCCACGGGCGCGATACTCGCGGGATGATTCGACAGCACCAGTTCGAGAAGGTGGAACTGGTATGGTTCGCACGCCCGGATCAGTCCATGGAAGCGCTTGAAACGCTCACCAGCCATGCAGAAAACATTCTGCAAAAGCTGAACCTGCCATTCCGCACCGTCGTGCTGTGTGGTGGCGATATGGGTTTCGGTGCAACCAAAACCTATGACCTGGAAGTGTGGATCCCGTCGCAGGAGAAATACCGGGAAATTTCATCCTGCTCGCTGATGGGCGATTTCCAGGCGCGGCGTATGAAGGCCCGCTGGCGCAACCCGGAAACCGGAAAGCCAGAGCTGCTGCACACCCTGAATGGATCCGGGTTGGCGGTAGGGCGCACCCTTATCGCGGTGCTCGAGAACTACCAACAGGCCGATGGTAGTATTGAAGTGCCGGAAGTATTGCGCCCCTATATGGGAGGCGCGTCAAAGATCGGCTAA
- the cysG gene encoding siroheme synthase CysG, whose product MRYLPLAFDLRNRPCLIVGGGTIATRKARLLSKAEARLLVVAPDITDELRQLVMGSGGEYIVGTYRKELLDRAEIVVAATADENVNAQVSKDARARRLPVNVVDSPALCTFTFPSIVERGPLSVGISSGGSAPVLTRMLRAQIETLLSPGLGLIAELAGRMRDKVKAALPEAQRKDFWHWVFNGPIVGEIERGHKNEAERLLLDELQRWEHRPAPSGEVYLVGGGPGDPDLLTFRALRLMQQADVVLYDRLVSTDVLELVRRDAERIYVGKMKQFHSVPQDDINQLLVDLAKEGKKVLRLKGGDPFMFGRGGEEIDKLAEAGIPFQVVPGITAAIGCSAYSGIPLTHRDHAQSVRFITGHLKQGELVLPWQELIVKSQTLVFYMGLTGLPTISEKLIAHGMDADTPAALVEKGTTRDQRVIVGTLGTLPALAETHKVEAPALTIIGGVVKLRESLGWYQ is encoded by the coding sequence TTGCGTTACCTGCCTCTCGCGTTTGATTTAAGAAATCGCCCCTGCCTGATTGTCGGGGGCGGTACCATCGCCACGCGCAAAGCGCGGCTACTGAGCAAAGCGGAGGCACGGCTGCTTGTTGTGGCTCCGGACATCACCGATGAGCTGCGCCAGCTTGTGATGGGGAGCGGCGGTGAATATATCGTCGGCACTTATCGCAAGGAGCTTCTCGATCGAGCAGAAATCGTCGTTGCCGCAACGGCCGACGAGAACGTCAATGCGCAGGTATCCAAGGATGCCCGCGCGCGCCGTTTGCCGGTCAATGTCGTGGACTCGCCTGCGCTCTGTACCTTCACCTTTCCCTCCATCGTCGAGCGCGGTCCGCTCTCGGTCGGTATTTCCAGTGGCGGCTCCGCCCCGGTGCTTACCCGTATGCTGCGCGCGCAAATCGAGACATTGTTGTCGCCGGGTCTGGGCCTTATTGCCGAGCTTGCCGGCCGCATGCGCGACAAAGTGAAAGCAGCATTGCCGGAAGCCCAGCGCAAGGATTTCTGGCACTGGGTTTTTAACGGCCCGATCGTCGGCGAGATTGAGCGCGGACACAAAAACGAAGCGGAACGGCTGTTGTTGGATGAGCTGCAGCGTTGGGAGCACAGGCCTGCACCGAGCGGTGAAGTGTATCTGGTGGGCGGTGGCCCGGGAGACCCGGACCTGCTCACATTTCGCGCCCTGCGCCTGATGCAGCAAGCGGACGTGGTGTTGTATGACAGGCTGGTTTCCACGGATGTTCTAGAGCTGGTGCGCCGGGACGCCGAGCGCATTTACGTGGGCAAGATGAAGCAGTTCCACTCTGTGCCCCAGGACGACATCAACCAGCTACTGGTGGACCTGGCGAAGGAAGGAAAAAAAGTCCTGCGCCTGAAGGGCGGTGACCCGTTTATGTTTGGGCGCGGTGGTGAGGAGATCGACAAGCTGGCAGAGGCGGGCATCCCGTTCCAGGTTGTGCCCGGTATCACGGCGGCCATTGGCTGTTCGGCGTATTCCGGTATACCGCTTACCCATCGCGACCACGCCCAGTCGGTGCGTTTTATCACTGGCCATCTGAAGCAGGGTGAGCTGGTGCTGCCCTGGCAAGAGTTGATCGTCAAAAGCCAGACCCTGGTGTTTTATATGGGCCTGACGGGCCTGCCCACCATTTCCGAAAAACTGATTGCCCATGGTATGGACGCCGACACGCCCGCCGCATTGGTGGAGAAGGGCACCACACGGGATCAGCGGGTGATTGTTGGCACCCTCGGCACCTTGCCGGCGCTGGCGGAGACCCACAAAGTAGAAGCTCCCGCCCTTACCATCATTGGTGGTGTTGTGAAGCTGCGCGAAAGCCTGGGCTGGTACCAGTAG
- a CDS encoding FMN-dependent NADH-azoreductase, whose amino-acid sequence MTNTTRKLLKIQTSLFQNDGQSTQLINQFADRWLTANPGGEVVTRDLAANPVPHLDLARFQAFTSDPAERTPEQQAVVDFSDNLIEEIKAADTLVLGIPMYNFSVPSSLHTYFDHIARAGVTFRYTENGPQGLLTGKRATVIITRGGLYGEDHAQTRFIRQFLGFIGIEEVEFIHAEGLAMGDQSRDAALNTAREQLAQLA is encoded by the coding sequence ATGACCAATACCACCAGAAAACTTCTCAAAATTCAGACCAGCCTGTTTCAGAACGATGGTCAATCCACCCAGCTGATCAATCAGTTTGCCGATCGTTGGCTCACCGCCAATCCGGGCGGTGAGGTTGTCACCCGTGACCTCGCGGCGAACCCGGTTCCCCACCTGGATCTCGCACGTTTCCAGGCGTTTACCAGCGACCCCGCAGAACGCACCCCCGAGCAGCAAGCCGTGGTCGATTTTTCAGACAACCTGATCGAGGAGATCAAGGCCGCTGACACACTGGTACTCGGTATTCCGATGTACAACTTCAGCGTACCTTCCAGCCTCCACACCTATTTTGATCATATTGCCCGGGCTGGAGTGACATTCCGATACACAGAAAATGGCCCGCAGGGTTTGCTCACCGGCAAGCGAGCGACTGTCATCATCACCCGCGGTGGCTTGTACGGTGAGGACCATGCGCAAACCCGCTTCATCCGCCAGTTCCTTGGGTTTATCGGTATTGAAGAGGTGGAGTTTATCCACGCGGAAGGTTTGGCGATGGGCGACCAGTCCAGGGATGCAGCACTGAATACAGCGCGGGAACAACTTGCCCAGCTCGCATGA
- a CDS encoding penicillin acylase family protein yields MMNSTPWAKRTLYGFSAVIVLLSLVALATWVWLRQSLPVLSGELTTGQLERPVTIERDAQGIAFIHAESRTDSAFALGFLHAQERFFQMDLLRRNSAGELAALVGAAALPHDRRVRRHQFRARAERNIAAMPEPHRQVVERYTDGVNFGLSQLGSAPWEYTLLRQTPRPWEPADSLLTIFSMYLTLQSDTGEFEARDNALAELLPGDLYQFFVPKGGMWDAPLMGDARGPLSLPQTDIAALVDSQEPLAYGKMESEDMIFGSNNWVVGGALTEHGAAIVADDMHLAITVPNIWFRAGWNVPGTDFEMRGATLPGGPIIVAGSNGKLAWGFTNTTADWGDLIPLEVSDSGEQYRTPDGWMAFEVEREEIAISGQPAEILEVRKTIWGPVIGENHAGTPLAYRWVAHDVRGANLNIIKLETTANTRAAMDLAPKFGIPHQNFVLGDSEGNIGWTVAGPIPRRVGLDGSRSVSWADGTAYWDGYLPLEQHPSIYNPPSHRIWTANSRTMDGEFLRVMGDGGYALGARQQQIRDALFARQRFNEQDLLDLQLDDRAIFLERWQAQLQELLANTQGYDDVRDQVVNWGGHASADSVGYRIVRNFRLRFIDLTVAPVLTYMQRQHPDFKFGRVNRQIEYPAWEMLANEPAHLLNPEFESWNALKLAALDKVLKDMAEDGLPRSQQTWGVQNAAKIQHPLGRAVAAVNWFTAMPADPLPGDSHMPRFQSSTNGASQRMVVAPGREEFGIFHMATGQSAHPLSPFFGNGHRDWVEGNPSPLKKQATSYTLTLR; encoded by the coding sequence ATGATGAACAGCACGCCCTGGGCAAAACGCACCTTGTACGGCTTCAGTGCCGTGATTGTCCTCTTATCACTAGTGGCACTGGCCACCTGGGTCTGGTTGCGCCAGAGCCTGCCCGTGTTGAGCGGTGAGCTCACCACCGGTCAACTCGAACGACCGGTGACGATCGAGCGCGATGCCCAGGGGATTGCCTTTATTCACGCCGAATCCCGTACCGACTCCGCGTTTGCCCTCGGCTTCCTGCATGCTCAGGAGCGCTTCTTCCAGATGGACCTGTTGCGCCGCAACTCGGCCGGCGAGCTTGCCGCACTGGTTGGGGCTGCGGCCCTGCCCCACGACCGCCGCGTGCGCCGCCACCAGTTCCGCGCACGTGCCGAACGCAATATTGCGGCGATGCCAGAGCCGCACCGACAGGTGGTGGAGCGCTATACGGATGGGGTGAACTTTGGCCTGTCACAACTGGGCAGCGCCCCCTGGGAGTACACCCTCCTCCGCCAGACCCCGCGCCCCTGGGAGCCAGCAGACAGCCTGCTCACCATCTTCAGCATGTACCTCACGCTGCAGAGTGACACCGGCGAATTTGAAGCCAGAGACAACGCACTGGCGGAATTGCTGCCCGGGGACCTGTATCAGTTCTTTGTGCCAAAAGGAGGCATGTGGGATGCGCCGCTGATGGGTGATGCCCGTGGGCCGTTGTCGCTGCCACAAACCGATATTGCGGCGCTGGTGGATTCTCAGGAGCCACTGGCTTACGGCAAGATGGAAAGCGAAGACATGATCTTCGGCAGCAACAACTGGGTGGTCGGGGGCGCCCTGACCGAACACGGCGCGGCGATCGTGGCGGACGATATGCACCTGGCAATCACCGTGCCCAACATCTGGTTTCGAGCCGGCTGGAACGTCCCCGGCACAGACTTTGAGATGCGCGGCGCCACATTACCCGGTGGGCCGATCATTGTCGCCGGCAGCAATGGCAAGCTGGCCTGGGGCTTTACCAACACCACCGCAGACTGGGGAGACCTGATTCCTCTGGAGGTGTCCGACAGCGGCGAACAATATCGTACGCCCGATGGCTGGATGGCATTTGAGGTGGAGCGCGAAGAGATTGCGATCAGCGGACAGCCTGCGGAAATACTCGAGGTGCGCAAGACGATTTGGGGGCCCGTGATCGGTGAAAACCACGCAGGCACCCCCCTCGCCTACCGCTGGGTCGCCCACGATGTGCGCGGCGCCAACCTCAATATCATCAAGCTGGAAACTACGGCCAATACGCGCGCGGCGATGGATCTGGCCCCGAAATTCGGTATTCCCCACCAGAATTTTGTACTGGGTGACAGTGAGGGCAATATTGGCTGGACGGTAGCGGGCCCCATCCCCCGCCGCGTGGGGCTCGATGGCAGCCGCTCGGTCAGCTGGGCGGATGGCACCGCCTACTGGGACGGCTACCTGCCTCTCGAGCAACACCCCAGCATCTACAACCCTCCTTCCCACCGTATCTGGACCGCCAACTCGCGCACCATGGACGGAGAGTTCCTGCGTGTAATGGGCGATGGCGGCTACGCACTCGGTGCCCGCCAGCAACAAATCCGCGATGCGCTGTTTGCACGCCAGCGCTTTAATGAGCAGGATCTGCTGGACCTGCAGCTCGACGACCGCGCCATATTCCTCGAGCGCTGGCAGGCACAGCTGCAAGAATTACTCGCCAATACCCAGGGCTATGACGACGTCCGCGATCAGGTGGTCAACTGGGGTGGGCATGCCAGCGCCGATTCCGTTGGCTACCGCATCGTGCGCAATTTCCGCCTGCGCTTTATCGACCTCACAGTTGCGCCGGTACTGACCTACATGCAGCGCCAGCACCCGGACTTCAAGTTCGGCCGGGTAAATCGCCAGATCGAGTACCCGGCCTGGGAAATGCTGGCCAACGAGCCAGCACACCTCCTCAATCCAGAATTCGAATCCTGGAATGCCCTCAAGCTTGCCGCCTTGGATAAGGTGCTGAAGGACATGGCGGAAGACGGCCTGCCCCGTTCGCAACAGACATGGGGCGTACAAAATGCTGCAAAAATCCAGCACCCGCTTGGCCGCGCGGTCGCCGCCGTGAACTGGTTTACCGCCATGCCGGCGGACCCCCTGCCCGGGGATTCCCATATGCCCCGCTTCCAGTCGTCCACCAATGGGGCTTCCCAGCGTATGGTGGTGGCGCCCGGTCGGGAAGAGTTCGGGATTTTTCATATGGCGACGGGACAGAGCGCCCACCCGTTGTCGCCTTTTTTCGGCAATGGCCACAGAGACTGGGTGGAGGGAAATCCCTCGCCGCTTAAAAAGCAGGCAACCAGTTACACGCTGACCTTGCGTTAA